In Alkalihalobacillus sp. AL-G, the genomic stretch GATTCGATTTTGGAGAAAACGACACATAAAACGTCCATTTTGACGACAGGTGCTGAGATGGCAGCGGCACAGGCGCTGTATAAACGAAAGGGCTGGGAGACAATCCAGACCGATGTCGATGTGTTAGGAGCAGGCAAACGCCAGCTGATTATGGGGAAGAAGCTTTAATAAAACCGGTTTCCTCCGTAAAATAGCCAACAAAAGAAGAAAAGCTCTGATTCAATTGAGTCAGAGCTTTTAATGGATGAAATTAAGAGTTGGAAAATAGCCGTTAACTACTTTTATGAACCCTGCTGCTATATCCATGGTGTTTTTTATGTTCGAATACTCCTGTTCCTAAAACCACACCCGTAACAATGAAGATGAAGCCGGCGAGCTGCGAGAGTTTGATCGTTTCACCTAAAAACAACCATGCACCCGTCAATGAGAAGAAAGGTGTCAAGTTGATGAAAATCGCTGATTCACCTGCTCCAAGTTGATGGATCGCTTTGTTATATACCATGTGACCGACCCCAGTTGCGAGTATGGCCGATCCGAAAAATACACCCCAGACCCAAACAGGTTTATCGGCTAGTGTTGAGACACCGTGCGGTTCGATTTGGAAGCTGACCAAAAATAAGAAGACCGCACCCAACATTTGCATCCATCCAGTGATCAACCGGGCATCCATTGTTTGTGTCGCTTTTTTGATGAAGACGAAGCTGATGGCTTGGGCGATGACACAAAAGAAAATATACAAATCACCGACGGATATGCCTTTAAGGTTTCCAGATCCATTCAATACGATAAATGAAACCCCAATCAGACCGAGAAGAATTCCCAAGCACCTTAAGAGAGTCAGTCGATCACCGAGAAACAGGATTGCAGAAAGCGAGGTCATCAATGGGACAAGACCTAGAATAAGCCCTGTGTTCGAAGCAGTCGTCATCGTCAATCCAGTAGCTAAAAAGTAATGGTGTCCTAAATACCCTGTAAGTGAACAGATGATGATATATCCGATTTGCTGGCGGGTAATCTTCCGAAATTCCTTTCTCAATCTTAAAACGATCATTACAACCAACCCCGCTGTCAAAATACGGAATGCGGTGATTGTGATCGGTGCGAAATATTCAACTAGAATCTTGATCGCAATGACATTGAAGCCCCAGATTACCATGAGTAAAAGCAGTAATAGATAAGTCAAAGGTTTAGCCAAATCAATCATCTCTTTCTATATAATTGGCTTTCTTGTTCGATTTTCCACTAAATGATATCTACAAATGATAACATAACAATGCCTAAAAGGCGGGAAGAATGACTTGCCAATTTAAATACATTTCCAAACAGGATATCGTTGGTTCTTATGAAAAATTGTTGTAGAACAAAATATCCTCTGCTATGATTATTCTGAAAACGATAGGAGGAGGGTATACCAATGAAAAAACGTTCACTTATGTTTTTATCCAAAGGCATTGGGTATTCGACTGCTGTTTTCTTTGAAAATACTGATCACGGGAGAAGTCTGTCTGAATTTCAAATAAGCGACATGAAGCCAGTTGATTAGCACGATTTGGTCAAGGTAAAGTGGAAATACAATGCCACAGGTCGCTTTCCTGTGGTTGATATATTGGTAGATGTCCATCACAGGGATTCCTGTGGTGTTTTTTAATTTAAAAAGGGAGGAAATTGGAATGGACTTGAAAGGGAACAAAATCTTTTTAAAATTTTTAGAAACGAGTGATACAGAGGCTGTACTAAATCTTGAGGTTGAAAATAAGAATTTTTTCCAGGACTATGGACCACTAAGAGAGGGTGATTTTTATACGTTGGAGGGGCAGCGGAATCGGATCAAAAGGAATCATGAAGCGAT encodes the following:
- a CDS encoding DMT family transporter — translated: MAKPLTYLLLLLLMVIWGFNVIAIKILVEYFAPITITAFRILTAGLVVMIVLRLRKEFRKITRQQIGYIIICSLTGYLGHHYFLATGLTMTTASNTGLILGLVPLMTSLSAILFLGDRLTLLRCLGILLGLIGVSFIVLNGSGNLKGISVGDLYIFFCVIAQAISFVFIKKATQTMDARLITGWMQMLGAVFLFLVSFQIEPHGVSTLADKPVWVWGVFFGSAILATGVGHMVYNKAIHQLGAGESAIFINLTPFFSLTGAWLFLGETIKLSQLAGFIFIVTGVVLGTGVFEHKKHHGYSSRVHKSS